A portion of the Tepidanaerobacter syntrophicus genome contains these proteins:
- a CDS encoding PTS system mannose/fructose/N-acetylgalactosamine-transporter subunit IIB, producing the protein MLLQLRVDDRLLHGQVGTAWTPKLQADMVIIANDKVSNNSMLKMTMSLAKPAGVDLKILTINQAIEFLNDKDGKLANRRVFIITESIQDAALLVEHVKDLNKVNLGGIRQSQNQDKVKISKQVFLNEQEMKILSRMAEKNVEIFEQIAPLDPKKNWENIQKLFSKGGGKL; encoded by the coding sequence ATGTTACTACAACTTAGAGTTGATGATAGATTATTGCATGGACAAGTTGGAACTGCATGGACACCAAAATTGCAAGCAGATATGGTAATAATTGCAAATGATAAGGTAAGCAATAACTCTATGCTGAAAATGACAATGAGTTTAGCTAAGCCGGCAGGAGTTGATTTAAAAATTTTAACAATTAATCAAGCAATAGAGTTTTTAAATGATAAAGACGGAAAACTAGCCAATAGAAGAGTATTTATTATAACAGAGTCAATACAAGACGCCGCTTTACTTGTAGAACACGTAAAAGATTTAAATAAAGTAAATTTGGGAGGGATTCGGCAGAGTCAAAATCAAGATAAAGTAAAAATATCAAAACAAGTTTTTCTAAATGAACAAGAAATGAAGATTCTCTCACGAATGGCTGAAAAGAATGTTGAAATTTTCGAACAAATTGCACCATTAGATCCCAAAAAAAACTGGGAAAATATACAAAAATTATTTTCAAAAGGCGGAGGTAAATTATGA
- a CDS encoding PTS sugar transporter subunit IIA, translated as MLILTHGKWGTELIEAAEMVCGSLKNIFAFPLMPDQSLIEYVEPIEEILRNAPEGSIILVDLFGGTTSNIAALLSSKYNILAVTGLNIAMLITASEVRGKYGREEIWEKLLNSSINNYKNLTELLRNNLT; from the coding sequence TTGCTAATTTTAACGCATGGCAAATGGGGCACTGAACTCATAGAAGCTGCGGAAATGGTTTGCGGAAGCTTAAAAAATATTTTTGCGTTTCCTCTGATGCCAGATCAATCCTTAATAGAGTATGTCGAACCAATTGAAGAAATTCTAAGAAATGCTCCCGAAGGCAGCATTATCTTAGTGGACTTATTCGGCGGAACAACATCCAATATAGCCGCTTTATTGTCAAGCAAATATAATATACTAGCTGTAACAGGCCTTAATATTGCTATGTTAATAACCGCAAGTGAAGTTAGAGGGAAATATGGAAGAGAAGAAATATGGGAAAAACTCTTAAATTCATCAATTAATAACTACAAAAACCTTACAGAATTGTTAAGGAATAACTTGACTTAA
- a CDS encoding PTS sugar transporter subunit IIB, with amino-acid sequence MMRVDERLLHGQILIKWLEAKNSNYIIIIDDEVSNNPILKNILELSIPQNMIVEIYNLEKGAEILKNNKELNSSPIILVKNLQIVRYLHEKGVKINEIIIGRMPSGVGKKKIYSNVFISDADIETIDYFRREKIPIIIQMVPDSNPISIYDLIWGV; translated from the coding sequence ATGATGAGGGTAGATGAGCGCCTCTTACATGGACAAATTTTAATTAAATGGCTGGAAGCAAAAAATTCTAATTATATAATAATTATAGATGATGAAGTATCAAATAATCCTATATTAAAAAATATTTTAGAACTTTCTATTCCTCAAAATATGATTGTCGAAATTTATAACTTAGAAAAAGGAGCCGAAATATTAAAAAATAATAAAGAGTTAAATAGCTCTCCTATTATACTAGTTAAAAATTTGCAGATAGTAAGATATCTGCATGAAAAGGGAGTGAAAATAAATGAAATTATAATTGGAAGAATGCCAAGTGGTGTTGGGAAAAAGAAAATTTATTCAAATGTTTTTATATCCGATGCAGATATAGAGACAATTGATTATTTCAGGAGAGAAAAAATACCGATAATCATTCAAATGGTGCCTGATAGTAATCCAATTTCGATTTATGATTTAATTTGGGGAGTTTAG
- a CDS encoding PTS sugar transporter subunit IIA, giving the protein MVGILIVTHGNFGTELLKSAELIIGKQENVETLGLNPSDDIKELYIAVRSSIKKLDKGDGVLILTDLFGGSPTNVTAASISDYKCESVSGVNLPMLIEALDSREFMPLEELTAKTIQSGVEGIKNVKNELGNKANSI; this is encoded by the coding sequence ATGGTAGGTATCTTAATAGTTACACATGGCAATTTTGGAACTGAACTTTTAAAAAGCGCTGAACTAATTATAGGGAAGCAAGAAAACGTTGAAACATTAGGACTGAACCCAAGTGACGATATAAAAGAGTTATACATTGCTGTAAGAAGCTCTATTAAAAAATTAGATAAGGGAGATGGGGTTCTAATATTAACTGACTTATTTGGTGGTAGTCCCACAAATGTCACAGCAGCGAGTATAAGTGATTACAAATGCGAAAGTGTCTCAGGCGTTAATTTACCTATGTTAATAGAAGCATTGGATTCTAGGGAATTTATGCCCTTAGAGGAACTAACAGCCAAAACAATTCAAAGTGGCGTTGAGGGGATAAAAAACGTAAAAAATGAATTAGGTAACAAGGCAAATTCTATATAA
- a CDS encoding sigma 54-interacting transcriptional regulator, which translates to MNRKEKVYNALGKLTQNILLKDLTENSDIGFDAETISAIAQVDRSNASRELNELAREGKAIKINGRPVKFLDRSHLEQIAKLDFENGYIFDTLNDFLKFFNTADTAEKEKIEKMSDPFDRIIGSRGSLALAIKQAKAAILYPPKGLHTLITGPTGVGKTTFAEMMYQYALYAGSIPNDAKLVIFNCSEYADNPQLILSQLFGHTKGAFTGAINEKAGLVEMSDRGILLLDEIHRLPPEAQEMLFLLMDKGIYRRLGETDKYRQATVLIIGATTENINSALLKTFLRRVPMTINLPSLEERPMEERMELIEEFLINEVNNVNVPVKVHKDVIRAFLQYNCTGNIGQLKGDIQLLCARGFLDYKTYGKKEIEININFLPEHVYTGLLNQEKSRNEIINLLRYEKDYYTFTPQDRENFLTVDNYDLSDNLYKEITDKYNHYFKIGYSGSSINEIISEDIEKYLKELMKKYNAEKELPVKEELFKIISPKVYNAAEMALTLAQQKLNRTFSTRAVIGLAMHISALIERISSGEIIYSEEINKIALNNPEEFRAAKLVREVLQQELEINIPKEEIGFLTMFLSTVDSDTSYKKIGVIVLAHGESTASSIANVANSLLGTDHCRAIDMPLDVKVEEILNKTIEKVKSIDEGKGVLLLVDMGSLIAFSEIITKKTNIPTKSIENISTPIVIEAVRKSLLPEMSLYTLVEDIKNANPYIGRMVSGEVINKADITEPKVILTTCISGKGAAVKIAQLLRNTLPFLDEYNVKIKPVDITEKVNQAGNKTLYEGTINDLIAVVGTVDLQLSGVPFIPIDELIIGDGIKKIEKSISGLNAGPYEKEEISGDSVFVKLLEGMLTFLDAKKAFKFVNDSYIMLVKMLGINDTRQLKTRYIFHNCCMIERLIQNDILPYSGIEKLIKEKRDIYEKVKYTLIDIEEAFGIKVPDTEIGYIMDIFDTQ; encoded by the coding sequence ATGAATAGAAAAGAAAAAGTATACAATGCTTTAGGAAAGTTGACACAGAATATTTTACTCAAAGATTTAACGGAAAATTCCGATATTGGATTTGACGCAGAAACTATTTCCGCTATTGCACAGGTTGATCGCAGCAACGCCAGTCGAGAGCTGAATGAATTAGCGCGAGAAGGAAAAGCGATAAAAATAAATGGAAGGCCGGTAAAGTTTCTTGACAGATCTCATTTAGAGCAAATTGCGAAATTAGATTTTGAAAATGGGTACATATTTGACACACTAAATGATTTTTTAAAATTCTTTAATACTGCCGATACTGCCGAAAAAGAAAAGATAGAGAAAATGAGCGATCCTTTTGATAGAATAATTGGTTCAAGAGGAAGCTTGGCGCTTGCTATTAAGCAGGCAAAAGCTGCAATTCTCTACCCGCCAAAAGGCCTTCACACATTAATAACCGGTCCTACGGGCGTGGGCAAAACAACTTTTGCAGAAATGATGTACCAATATGCCCTCTATGCAGGAAGTATACCTAATGATGCGAAACTTGTTATTTTTAATTGTTCCGAATATGCTGATAATCCTCAATTGATTTTATCGCAACTTTTTGGACATACAAAAGGAGCATTTACAGGGGCTATAAATGAAAAAGCAGGACTTGTGGAAATGTCTGATAGAGGTATTTTACTGTTAGATGAAATACACAGACTGCCACCGGAAGCCCAAGAAATGCTATTTTTACTTATGGATAAGGGAATTTACAGAAGACTTGGCGAGACGGATAAGTACAGACAAGCAACTGTGCTTATAATCGGAGCTACAACAGAAAATATCAATTCTGCATTATTAAAAACTTTTCTGCGCAGAGTGCCCATGACAATAAATCTTCCGTCCTTGGAAGAAAGACCTATGGAAGAAAGGATGGAGCTTATAGAGGAATTTCTTATAAATGAAGTAAATAATGTTAATGTGCCTGTTAAAGTCCATAAAGATGTAATAAGAGCGTTTTTACAATATAATTGCACAGGTAATATAGGTCAACTAAAAGGTGATATCCAGCTCTTGTGTGCCAGAGGTTTTCTTGATTACAAAACATATGGCAAAAAAGAAATAGAGATAAACATCAATTTTTTGCCTGAGCATGTTTACACTGGTTTGTTAAACCAAGAGAAAAGCAGAAATGAGATAATAAATCTATTACGATATGAAAAAGATTATTATACTTTTACACCTCAGGATAGAGAGAATTTTTTGACCGTAGATAATTACGATCTATCTGATAATTTATATAAAGAAATAACTGATAAGTATAATCACTATTTCAAGATTGGGTATTCAGGAAGTTCAATAAATGAAATAATCAGCGAAGATATTGAAAAGTATTTAAAAGAACTTATGAAAAAATACAATGCTGAAAAAGAGCTTCCGGTCAAAGAAGAGCTTTTCAAGATTATAAGTCCGAAGGTGTACAATGCAGCAGAAATGGCGCTTACTCTTGCTCAGCAGAAGCTTAATCGAACATTTAGCACAAGGGCCGTAATTGGACTTGCCATGCATATTAGTGCATTGATAGAAAGAATATCTAGTGGAGAAATTATTTACTCTGAAGAAATAAATAAAATTGCTTTAAACAATCCGGAAGAATTTAGAGCTGCAAAGCTGGTAAGGGAAGTGCTTCAGCAAGAGCTGGAAATTAATATACCAAAAGAAGAAATTGGTTTTTTAACTATGTTTTTAAGCACCGTAGATTCTGATACGAGCTATAAGAAAATAGGCGTTATAGTGCTAGCTCATGGAGAATCTACCGCCTCTAGCATAGCAAATGTTGCAAATAGTTTATTGGGAACAGATCATTGCCGAGCAATAGATATGCCGCTTGATGTTAAAGTTGAGGAAATTTTAAACAAAACTATAGAAAAAGTGAAATCCATAGATGAAGGCAAAGGTGTATTGCTTCTTGTGGATATGGGATCTCTTATTGCATTTTCAGAGATAATTACAAAGAAGACAAATATACCAACAAAGTCAATAGAAAATATTTCAACACCAATAGTTATAGAAGCAGTAAGAAAAAGCCTTTTACCGGAAATGAGCCTGTACACCCTCGTAGAAGATATAAAGAATGCGAATCCTTATATAGGCCGAATGGTCAGCGGCGAAGTAATAAACAAAGCCGATATTACAGAGCCTAAGGTAATACTTACTACATGTATCTCCGGAAAAGGAGCTGCTGTAAAAATTGCGCAACTGTTAAGAAATACTTTGCCTTTTTTAGATGAATATAATGTTAAAATAAAACCGGTCGATATTACGGAAAAGGTAAATCAAGCCGGCAATAAAACTCTTTATGAGGGAACAATAAATGATCTGATAGCAGTGGTGGGGACCGTAGATCTACAACTTTCCGGAGTGCCATTTATTCCAATAGATGAACTAATAATTGGAGATGGGATTAAGAAAATAGAAAAAAGTATAAGTGGTTTAAACGCAGGTCCTTATGAAAAAGAGGAAATATCCGGAGATAGTGTTTTCGTCAAACTATTGGAAGGAATGCTTACGTTTTTAGATGCAAAAAAGGCTTTTAAATTCGTAAACGATTCTTATATTATGTTAGTGAAGATGTTAGGAATTAATGATACACGACAATTAAAGACAAGATACATCTTCCATAACTGCTGCATGATAGAAAGACTTATCCAAAATGATATACTTCCATATAGTGGCATAGAAAAACTAATAAAAGAAAAACGTGATATATATGAAAAGGTTAAATACACACTGATAGACATAGAAGAAGCTTTTGGCATTAAAGTACCTGACACAGAAATCGGCTATATAATGGATATTTTTGACACACAGTAG
- a CDS encoding 6-phosphofructokinase, whose translation MDFLKKNLAFAQSGGPTSVINASCYGIIKEALKYGIKIYGAKFGIEGILNDNLAEVTNISENDLNLLRYSPSAAFGSCRHKLKDEDFEKICSILDKHNIGYFIYIGGNDSMDTAHRLSEHMKKTCRDIKVIGVPKTIDNDLVNTHFCPGYGSAAKYIASSVREMALDAEVYAKDIVTIVEVMGRDSGFLAASSALARDNVVNSPHLIYFPEMSFDEKEFLDDVKTVFKDNHGKVFIVASEGLKNKNGNYIYLKEQKADAFGNIQMGGVGSYMKQLVAENISKRVKVVELSILQRCAAHIASLADNEAAVMVGKEAVDKLMKGICDVMISIEKTDSIFSAGAVPLSEVANRTKFFPDQWIDKTNRWVTRDALDYMLPLIQGEVKVPFIEGLPKYIRFI comes from the coding sequence GTGGATTTTTTGAAAAAGAACCTTGCCTTTGCCCAGTCAGGAGGACCTACTTCGGTCATAAATGCTAGCTGCTACGGTATTATTAAGGAAGCTTTAAAATATGGTATTAAGATTTATGGAGCAAAGTTCGGCATAGAAGGCATATTAAACGATAACCTTGCAGAAGTAACAAATATCAGCGAAAACGATTTAAATCTTTTAAGGTATTCTCCTTCGGCAGCTTTTGGCTCTTGTCGTCATAAATTGAAAGACGAAGACTTTGAGAAAATATGTTCAATCTTAGATAAACATAATATAGGCTATTTTATTTACATAGGCGGCAATGATTCAATGGATACAGCTCACAGGTTATCCGAACATATGAAAAAAACATGTAGAGATATAAAGGTCATCGGTGTTCCAAAGACCATAGACAATGACTTGGTAAATACTCATTTTTGTCCGGGCTACGGAAGTGCTGCAAAGTACATTGCGTCAAGCGTAAGGGAGATGGCTCTTGATGCAGAGGTTTATGCAAAAGACATTGTTACAATTGTTGAGGTAATGGGAAGGGACAGTGGATTTTTGGCGGCTTCCAGCGCTTTAGCCCGCGATAATGTTGTAAATTCTCCCCATTTAATATATTTTCCAGAAATGTCTTTTGATGAAAAGGAATTTTTGGACGATGTTAAGACAGTTTTTAAGGATAACCATGGCAAAGTGTTTATAGTAGCTTCTGAAGGACTTAAAAACAAAAACGGCAATTATATCTATTTAAAAGAACAAAAAGCTGATGCTTTCGGAAACATCCAAATGGGCGGAGTAGGCAGCTATATGAAGCAACTTGTAGCTGAGAATATATCAAAACGCGTCAAAGTTGTCGAGCTTTCAATTCTCCAAAGGTGCGCTGCCCATATAGCATCTCTTGCAGATAATGAAGCAGCTGTTATGGTAGGTAAAGAAGCCGTAGATAAATTAATGAAGGGCATTTGCGATGTTATGATATCCATAGAAAAAACAGATAGCATCTTTAGCGCCGGAGCAGTTCCTTTATCCGAGGTTGCAAACCGCACAAAATTCTTTCCCGACCAGTGGATAGACAAGACGAATAGATGGGTTACCCGGGATGCCCTCGATTACATGCTGCCCCTTATTCAAGGCGAGGTAAAAGTTCCTTTTATAGAAGGGCTGCCAAAATACATAAGATTTATATGA
- a CDS encoding BglG family transcription antiterminator — MSKLNISPRQKFILEMLYKQDRWVKGPEIAIEAGVSARTIRNDIQQLNAEIGIDPPLIISSKRDGYIISDRKKALELLKQIETLQNTLPIYPDERANFILKRLLFEKAAINIYDLADELMVSDCTIESDLVKVRKIVEEFSCNLNLKRNSDNIFLEGSEESKRNLLSQLLFKEAGNNFLNISKYDSYFEDFNMSAIQDIVLSAIRKNDLVINEIGLLNLVIHIAISLRRIKNNYFIEDSPYLESFLNTNEYKLAKDIAQGLSERFGINFPKEEILYIGYMILGKRILKSKSSSFHYLENVIETKYIDITQKLIKSVYDNFGINFSEDEDLLVGLAMHIKAMDSRIKNSIILRNPILEELKHRYPFIFELAVFLSNEFYKLTNIQMNENEIGFFALHLGAAFERLNQKTASKKKVILICTENLRDILSSKINSEFGSKLEIIDVLSIVEYNMAKDMKPDFIISTADLQNHFDVPVIFISPFLDKKDIQEINKQLSFFEIVMNVRAVVSRIDRAIVEELFFPDLDIDDSFEIIKFMANNLYEKGYVPPTYFDSVVERESLSPTSFGNMVALPHALVMNAYKTAISVAILKKPIDWGDYKVQIVFMFAINESDVKSLQSLYKYLMQILDDPYAVSRLIKAKKFDEFKGIILDYYGTQ, encoded by the coding sequence TTGAGTAAACTTAATATATCTCCCCGCCAAAAATTCATACTGGAGATGTTATATAAGCAAGATCGCTGGGTAAAAGGTCCGGAAATCGCTATTGAAGCAGGTGTTTCTGCGCGGACTATAAGAAATGACATACAACAACTTAACGCAGAAATTGGCATTGACCCGCCTTTGATCATTTCTTCTAAGCGCGATGGCTACATTATCTCAGATCGCAAAAAAGCATTAGAGTTGCTAAAACAAATTGAGACGTTGCAGAATACTTTGCCGATTTATCCAGATGAACGAGCGAATTTTATCCTTAAAAGATTGCTATTTGAAAAGGCGGCAATTAATATATATGATTTAGCTGACGAGCTTATGGTAAGCGACTGTACTATCGAAAGTGATCTTGTAAAAGTTAGAAAAATTGTTGAGGAGTTTTCTTGTAACCTAAATCTTAAGAGAAACTCAGATAATATCTTTTTGGAGGGTTCCGAAGAAAGCAAAAGAAATTTGCTCAGTCAGTTGCTCTTTAAAGAGGCAGGCAATAACTTCCTAAACATATCAAAATATGATAGCTATTTCGAAGATTTTAATATGTCCGCGATACAGGACATTGTTCTATCGGCAATTAGGAAGAACGATCTTGTAATAAATGAAATCGGCTTATTGAACCTAGTTATTCACATAGCTATTTCTCTTAGAAGAATTAAAAATAATTATTTTATCGAAGACTCTCCATACCTTGAAAGTTTTTTAAACACAAACGAATATAAATTGGCAAAAGACATTGCTCAGGGGTTGTCTGAAAGATTCGGCATTAATTTCCCGAAAGAGGAAATTTTATATATTGGTTATATGATTTTAGGAAAGCGAATTTTAAAAAGCAAGAGCAGTAGCTTTCACTATTTAGAAAATGTTATTGAAACAAAATATATAGATATTACTCAAAAGCTAATTAAATCTGTCTATGATAACTTCGGAATAAATTTTTCAGAAGATGAAGATTTGCTTGTAGGTCTTGCTATGCACATAAAAGCTATGGACAGCAGAATTAAAAATAGTATTATTCTTAGAAATCCCATTTTAGAGGAACTAAAGCATAGATACCCATTTATTTTTGAGCTTGCAGTGTTTTTATCAAATGAATTCTACAAACTTACAAATATACAAATGAACGAAAACGAAATTGGCTTTTTTGCGCTTCATTTAGGAGCTGCGTTTGAACGCCTTAATCAAAAAACTGCATCAAAGAAAAAAGTTATCTTAATTTGCACCGAAAATCTAAGAGATATCCTAAGTTCAAAGATAAATTCCGAATTCGGAAGCAAGCTTGAGATAATAGATGTTCTATCAATTGTAGAATATAATATGGCAAAGGATATGAAACCTGATTTTATTATAAGCACAGCAGATTTACAAAATCATTTTGACGTACCTGTAATTTTTATTTCCCCATTTCTTGATAAAAAAGATATTCAAGAAATTAATAAACAGTTGAGCTTTTTTGAAATTGTTATGAATGTAAGGGCAGTTGTAAGCAGAATAGATCGTGCTATAGTCGAAGAGTTATTTTTTCCGGATTTAGATATAGATGACAGCTTCGAAATCATTAAGTTTATGGCAAATAACCTGTATGAAAAAGGCTATGTTCCGCCAACATATTTTGATTCTGTCGTAGAAAGAGAGTCTCTTTCTCCCACATCTTTTGGCAATATGGTGGCTTTACCTCATGCTTTAGTGATGAACGCCTATAAGACCGCAATATCTGTTGCAATTCTTAAAAAACCTATCGACTGGGGCGATTATAAAGTTCAGATTGTTTTTATGTTCGCTATCAACGAATCTGATGTAAAAAGCCTCCAGAGCCTGTACAAATACCTCATGCAGATCTTAGATGACCCTTACGCCGTAAGCCGGCTAATCAAGGCGAAAAAATTTGATGAATTTAAAGGAATAATACTTGACTACTATGGAACGCAATAA
- a CDS encoding KDGP aldolase has translation MLKFYKDRIAINILAHDADNLIELNKIANGYMAVGIMAQHYAKIEDAIKVANEFKKYSAISVGLGDGSASQWERCLEIAKATNPDHVNQTYPTAGYAKGFLTATGYTGTIVNALVKPSDEIGKVVISTGPLSEKNIETLVDVSTAAAMIKEAKIDSVKFFPMHGTEKLNHMIAMAKAASKAGIDIFEPTGGINEDNIEAIVKACLDAGCKKVMPHIYSFIVEKETGKTKSESVKKIFEILSKIV, from the coding sequence ATGCTTAAATTTTACAAAGATCGCATTGCTATAAATATATTAGCACATGACGCAGACAACCTTATTGAATTAAACAAGATTGCAAATGGATATATGGCCGTAGGCATAATGGCGCAACATTATGCCAAAATTGAAGATGCCATTAAAGTAGCTAATGAATTTAAAAAATACAGCGCGATTTCAGTCGGACTTGGCGACGGCAGCGCATCCCAGTGGGAAAGGTGTTTAGAGATTGCAAAAGCGACAAATCCGGATCATGTAAACCAGACATATCCTACAGCCGGATACGCAAAAGGCTTTTTGACGGCGACAGGATATACCGGCACGATAGTAAATGCATTGGTAAAGCCATCTGATGAAATAGGAAAAGTCGTGATATCCACTGGGCCTTTAAGCGAAAAGAACATCGAAACGTTAGTCGATGTTTCTACTGCTGCCGCTATGATAAAAGAAGCAAAAATTGATTCTGTAAAGTTTTTCCCCATGCATGGAACAGAAAAGCTAAATCATATGATTGCTATGGCCAAAGCTGCAAGCAAAGCGGGAATTGACATATTTGAACCTACAGGCGGTATAAATGAAGATAACATAGAGGCAATAGTAAAAGCATGTCTTGATGCAGGATGCAAGAAAGTCATGCCCCATATATACAGTTTCATTGTCGAAAAAGAAACCGGCAAAACAAAATCAGAAAGCGTAAAGAAGATATTTGAAATATTATCAAAGATAGTGTAG
- a CDS encoding DgaE family pyridoxal phosphate-dependent ammonia lyase, with product MTIYESLGLKKVINASGKMTALGASAVKKEVAEYMAQAAQEYVEIDSLIDKAGEIISSYTQAEDACVTLGAAAGIAISVAACITKGNMKLAEQLPNSEGMQNEIIIQKGHSVNFGAPIVQMVSLGGGRPIEVGQANKTESFHIEGAINEKTAALLFIKSHHTVQKGMVSFQAMADIAHRHNLPLIVDAAAEEDIKKYYQQGADLVIYSGGKAIGGPTSGFICGKRELISWCKKQYKGIGRAMKASKESIMGLLKAIELYVNEDNHAIALENKQKMEKLAQNLADLKNINVSIKQDEAGREIYRAEIKIDEKAAKITAYEIIEKLKCGNPSIYVRDHYANLGIISIDPRNLKEKDDEIIADRLHEILEGITNA from the coding sequence ATGACAATTTATGAAAGTTTAGGTTTAAAGAAAGTAATTAATGCAAGCGGTAAAATGACGGCGCTTGGAGCAAGCGCCGTGAAAAAGGAAGTTGCCGAATACATGGCGCAGGCTGCCCAAGAGTACGTTGAGATAGATTCATTAATCGACAAAGCCGGAGAAATCATATCATCATATACACAAGCCGAAGATGCCTGCGTCACTTTGGGAGCTGCGGCTGGTATAGCGATTAGCGTTGCTGCATGCATCACAAAAGGAAACATGAAATTAGCAGAACAATTGCCAAACAGCGAAGGCATGCAAAACGAGATCATCATTCAAAAAGGACACAGCGTAAACTTTGGAGCTCCCATAGTCCAAATGGTATCACTGGGCGGCGGAAGACCTATAGAAGTGGGACAGGCAAACAAAACAGAGTCTTTCCACATAGAAGGCGCGATTAATGAAAAAACAGCGGCACTGCTGTTTATCAAATCTCATCATACCGTTCAAAAAGGCATGGTTTCATTTCAAGCCATGGCGGACATAGCTCATAGGCACAATCTTCCCCTTATTGTAGATGCAGCCGCAGAAGAAGACATTAAAAAATACTATCAACAAGGAGCCGATCTTGTAATATATAGCGGAGGTAAGGCAATCGGCGGTCCGACTTCCGGCTTTATATGCGGAAAAAGAGAACTTATCAGTTGGTGCAAAAAACAGTACAAAGGTATCGGCAGAGCGATGAAAGCCAGCAAAGAAAGCATAATGGGACTTTTAAAAGCTATAGAGCTATACGTAAACGAGGATAATCATGCCATTGCTTTAGAAAACAAGCAAAAGATGGAAAAACTTGCACAAAACTTAGCCGACCTAAAAAACATAAATGTTAGCATAAAACAAGATGAAGCCGGACGAGAAATATACAGGGCCGAAATAAAGATCGATGAAAAAGCGGCTAAAATTACTGCATATGAAATTATAGAAAAACTTAAATGCGGCAATCCATCAATATATGTCAGAGACCACTATGCAAACTTAGGAATAATAAGTATCGACCCAAGAAATTTAAAAGAAAAAGATGATGAAATAATAGCTGACAGATTGCATGAAATACTGGAGGGAATAACTAATGCTTAA
- a CDS encoding DUF4310 family protein: protein MEEKKTINSKSFLMSPLAFPVITALACAAVFAGTHMFVMYHVGAFNEIFVVQMFDEGLKTGDFAAAAGFAGGFLLARILEGPLVGVLDIGGSIMTGVGIGIPAMLMASGIKAPIYNFSLSLLTGAGIGIVLGIIIMAIRKIMPETTTSFGTDVMMGAGNASGRFLGPLVILSAIQYSIPAGIGAFVGAALFYKYDRPIAGGAILGAMILGIVFPVPVA from the coding sequence ATGGAAGAGAAGAAAACGATAAACTCAAAAAGCTTTTTAATGAGCCCCCTTGCTTTTCCCGTGATTACCGCACTTGCTTGTGCCGCAGTTTTTGCCGGCACGCATATGTTTGTGATGTATCATGTAGGGGCGTTCAATGAAATTTTTGTAGTTCAAATGTTTGATGAAGGATTAAAAACCGGAGATTTTGCTGCCGCGGCTGGTTTTGCAGGTGGCTTCCTTCTAGCGAGAATTTTGGAAGGTCCGCTGGTTGGAGTCTTAGATATTGGTGGTTCGATTATGACAGGAGTCGGGATTGGAATACCTGCCATGCTTATGGCATCCGGCATTAAAGCCCCTATATACAATTTTAGCTTATCTCTTCTTACAGGTGCGGGAATCGGTATAGTATTAGGAATAATTATAATGGCTATAAGGAAAATTATGCCTGAAACTACCACTTCTTTTGGAACCGACGTAATGATGGGAGCAGGTAATGCTTCCGGAAGATTCTTAGGCCCGCTTGTTATTTTATCAGCCATTCAATATAGTATTCCGGCAGGCATAGGAGCTTTTGTCGGCGCAGCTCTTTTTTATAAATATGATAGACCGATAGCCGGCGGCGCAATTTTAGGAGCTATGATATTAGGAATAGTGTTTCCGGTTCCGGTAGCATAA